The Arthrobacter sp. OAP107 DNA segment TGATCGCATCAATGACGCGCTGCACGCTGGGCCGCACCGTCTGCGGGCTGCGCTTGCGCCGCACGCGCGGGGAGGCCGTGGCGGCACGGGCGAGATCGAACAGGTGAGCCGTTTCGGCGTCGTCGAGCTTCAGTGCCCGGGCGAGGGCCTCGATGACGCCGTCCGAGGCGCCGGAGAGGTTTCCGCGCTCCAGCCGGATGTAGTAGTCAACACTCATCCCGGCGAGCATCGCGACTTCCTCGCGGCGCAAGCCCGCCACACGCCGGTTGCCGCCGTAGACCGGCAGGCCGGCCTCCTCGGGCGTGATCCGGGCCCGGCGGGAGGTCAGGAACTTCCGCACGTCGTCGCTGTGTGTCATGGCACCAACGCTACGCGGCGGCCGACGCCCGAGGGAGGCACTGGCAGTACTTGGAACAGCAGGAACTCCCGGCCGCGCGCAGATCACGGTTGCATTGAAGCATGAAACCAGAACTCACACTCAACAATGGCGTCACGATGCCCGCCCTCGGACTGGGCGTCTTCCAAAGCCCGCCGGAGCAGACGACGGCGGCGGTCGAGGCCGCGTTGTCCGCCGGTTACGGGCACATCGACACCGCCGCCGCGTACGGCAACGAACGGGAGGTGGGCGAAGGCATCCGCCGCTCCGGCCTCGACCGTTCGGACGTGTTCATTGAGACCAAGGTCTGGGTGAGCGATTACGGCTACGACCAGACCCTGCACGCCTTCGAGAAGGCTGCCGGGAAGCTCGGCGTCGACCAGCTCGACCTGCTGATCCTGCACCAGCCCGCACCCGACAGGTTCGAGAAGACGATCGCCGCGTACCGGGCGCTGGAGACCTTGCTCGCCGAGGGGCGCGTTCGGGCGATCGGCGTCAGCAACTTCATGCCGCACCATCTGAATCAGCTGCTCGCCGCAACCGACGTGGTTCCGGCAGTGAACCAGATCGAGCTGCACCCGTACTTCACCCAGCCGGCCGTCCAGGCCGCCGACGCCGACAACGGCATCCTCACCCAGGCCTGGTCGCCGATTGGCGGCATCACCTTCTACCCCGGCTGGGGCGAGGACCGCCGGAACGTGATGGAGGACCCCGCGATCGCCGCCATCGGGGAAGCACACGGAAAGAGCGCCGCCCAGGTCATGCTGCGCTGGCACCTGCAGCAGGGCCGCTCAGCCATCCCGAAATCGACCAACCCGGCACGCATCGCCGAAAACTTCGACGTCTTCGACTTCGAGCTCAGCTCTCAGGAGCTCGCTGCCATCGACGCCCTCGACGCCGGCGTGCGCAACGGACCCGATCCGGACGAAGCCCGCGAGGAGCGCTTCGCCATGCTCATCCCCGAAGCCTAAAACCCCGAAGCCTAAAACCCCGAAGCCTAAAACCCCGAAGCCTAAAACAGAGAGAAGGAACCAGCATGGAATACCGTCCCCTTGGCCGCACCGGCGTGCAGGTCAGTCCCTTGTGCCTGGGCGCGATGATGTTCGGCCCCTGGGGCAACCACGACCGCGCCGACAGCACCCGCATCATCAACCGCGCCCTCGACGCCGGCATCAACTTCATCGACACCGCCGACGTCTACTCAGGCGGAGTGTCTGAGGAGATCGTCGGGGAAGCCCTGGCCGGGCGCCGCGACGACGTCTTCCTCGCCACCAAGTTCTTCATGCCCATGAATGAGGACGATCCCAACCAGCGCGGCGGATCCCGGCGCTGGATCATCCGTGAGGTGGAAAACTCCCTCCGCCGCCTGAACACCGACTACATCGACCTCTACCAGGTCCACCGGCCCAGCCCGGACACCGACGTGGAGGAGACCCTCGGCGCCCTCACCGACCTCGTCCGGCAGGGCAAAGTGCGGTACATCGGCTCGTCGTCGTACTCCGGATCTCAGATTGTTGAAGCCCAGTGGGCATCCCGCGAACGTAACCTGGAGCGGTTCGTCACCGAGCAACCGCCCTACTCGATCCTGGTCCGCGGCATCGAGGAGGACATCCTCCCCACCGTGCAGCGCCACGGCATGGGCACGCTCACCTACAGCCCGCTCGGTGGCGGCTGGCTCTCCGGACGCTGGCGCAAAGACTCCGCCTCCGCACCGACCTCGAGTGCCCGCCCGAACGCCCGGTTCGACATGACCAGCCCGGCAAACCAGCGCAAGCTCGACATCGTCGAAGACCTCGCCCGGCTCGCCGAACAGGCCGGACTCAGCCTCATCGAGCTGGCGATCGCGTTCGTGATCAACCACCCCGGCGTCACGTCCGCTATCGTCGGACCGCGCACCATGGAGCAGCTGGAGTCCTACCTCCCGGCGGCCGGCATCACCCTGTCCTCCGACGTGCTGGACCGGATCGACAAGATCGTCGCGCCCGGCGTGACCGTCAACCCCGAGGACAACAGCTACGGAGCCCACGAACTCACGGCACAGGCCCGGCGCCGGAAAGCGGCGGCCTGACGTTCCGGGAGGCCCTATCCGGGCCTCCCGGAACGGGTGGCCGCCGCGGTCTAATGGCAAGAGCAGACCTGACCCCCGCCCTTCCACTTAGGCATAGCGTGATCACATGAGCAACAAAGACGACATCCGGAAGTTCCTCGTCTCCCGGCGCGCGAACGTCACCCTCGCGCAGGCCGGGCTGCCCGACTTCGGCGACGAACGGCGCGTGCCCGGACTCCGGCGCGAAGAGGTCGCCCAGCTCGCCGGCGTCAGCATCGATTACTACACCCGGCTGGAGCGCGGCAACATCCACGGCGCATCGGAGGGCGTGCTCAACGCGATCGCCCGGGCACTGCACCTGACCGACGTCGAACGCGAGCACCTGCTGGACCTCGCGCGGCCCGCCTCCGCAGCAGCAAACGTTCCGGGAAGAACGACGGCGGCCGTCACCGTGCGCCGGTCGGTACAGCGGGTGCTGGACAGCCTCGCCGTGCCTGCCGTCGTTTACAACTCCCGGCAGGACCTCGTGACGGCAAACCTGCTGGGCCGGGCGCTGTTCTCGCCGCTCTTCGAATCCGACCGGCCCAACATGGCCCGCTTCATCTTCCTCGACTCCCGGGCGAAGGACTACTACGCCGACTGGCCGCTCGCCTGCAGCCTGACCGCCGCGATGCTCCGCTACGAGGCCGGCCGTGACCCGCTCAACGCCGAGATCACCGAACTCATCGGCGAACTCGCCACCCGCAGCCCCCAGTTCCGGAGGGACTGGGCGGACCATGACGTGCACGAGCACCGCACCGGCCGGAAAGTGTACGGCCACCCGGAGGTTGGCGACCTCGACCTCACCTACGACGTGTTCGAGATGCCGGGCGAGCCGGGACTGTCCATCGGCACGTACACCGCCGACGAGGGCTCCGAATCGGCGGACAAGCTCCTCCTGCTCGCCGCGTGGGCCGCGACCCGGGAGTTCGGCTCCGGCCGGTCTGAGCCGGAGGCGTAGTAGCGCACCCGCTTAGGCGGCGGTGCAGGTCCACAGGGTCGGGGGCTATCTTCCTTAGCGGGTTACGTCACCGCCGTGGCGTTCGCCGGTGACCCCGTTGCTCCAGTGATGTTCAGCGGCTTAATGGTGACAAGTGCGTCCCAGCTGCCGGTGGCCTTCATGTGCCGGCTGAGCGGGCCGAGCTGCCAGAGTTCGCCCAGGGGGAGGCCGAGTTTGGCGAGGAGCTGCTGGTGCATCATGCCGTGGTCATTGGGCGCCATAGGCCGGTAGGGGCTGGAAGGGACGGGCGGCAGGCATTCGACGGCGAAGTTGTCCGCTGCTATAACGGCGAGCTGGCTGTCCCACGCCCAGGCGACGAACTCGGCCGATTGTTCGATGCCGCTGGCCCGGCGGCTGTCGCGCTGGCTCTCCTTTTCCCCGGACGGGAGAGCCAGAAACCACTCGCACCAGCCTGTGTGGATCATGAGGATGTCCCCGGGCCGGAGAGCCAGAGACTGGGCCTCGGCAGCGGCCTGGACCAGGTTCAGGCCAAGGGGCTGCCCGGCCGCATGGTCGATGGGCGTGCCCTGCTCACGGCAATATCCATCGACGTCCACCAGCACACCCCGGCCGACGATGGGCTGCTCCGCCCACGCCTGGATGCCGAGGGCCGCTGTTCCTTCCCGGACATCGTCGTCGGGCGTGCCGTTGTAGAAGCCCACGTCGTCCGCCCTGCGGTGCCGAAGGCCGTCGATCTGGCTGGAGCCCTGCAGGTAGTACCCGTCGAGGTAGTCGTCCCGGTGGGCGGGGTGTGCCGAGTAGATCGTGTGCCGGGGAGCCCGCCGTTTCAGGGACATCCCGGGGTCGAAGGCGTCGGCGGGGTAGTCGAGGCCGAAGACGGTGCCGGTCCTGACGCAGCCGGCAGCGTCCCGGACGGAACCGGGCCCGATGAAGGACGGGGTGCCGCGCCCGGGGTCGGGAAACAGGCCCCAGGACGTGCCGGAAAGCTGCCCTTCCCGTTCCAGGAGTGCCTCGTAGGAGGGGTAGGTTGTGCCGGATTCCGTGGATGTCATGGTGTTCGGGCTTCCTGCTGCGGGCTGTTCTGTTGTGCGGGCGCCTTGTAGCTGAGCAGGAATCCGGCGATGGCACAGACGGACGCGGCGATGCACGCCGGGCCCTTGACGGCCTCGTTGAGGACAGCCAGCCAGTCACCCTGCCCCGTGACCAGGGCGAGGGCCTGCCCGGCCACGAAAACTATTCCGGCGATGAGGAGTACCGCCAGGCTGACTACGAAGATGGCGTTGATGGTGTGTCGTAACTTCTGCATTTCCACGCTTCCTTAGATCGGCAGGACGCCGACGGCGATCAGCACGCCGATGGCCAGCAGCGGCAGGGCGTAGAGGACGAACAGGCGGGCAAACGTTTTATACGGGTCTACGTCCGCGATGCCGCACGCGACGTACAGCGGAGCGCCGCCGGGCGGCACGGCTGCCTCGCAGGAGGAAAAGACCAGCACAGCGACTGCCGCGGTGGTTGCCGGAACGCCGGCGGCCACCAGCGTTGCCACCCCCACGGTTCCGACGGCGGCCATGGTCGCCGTCGCGGACAGCGGTGCGGCCACGGCGATGACAATCAGTCCGATCAGGATGGCCAGCAGCCACAGCGGAAGGTTGAACTGGTTCAGCAGCGCCGTCATCTGCTTGGGCAGGCCGGTGGCGGCCAGGGCGTTGGCGCCGGCGAAGGCGAAAACCACCGTGACGCCCACGACGCCGAAGCGGGGTGCGGACTGCTGCAGGAAGTTCCAGTAGGCTTTCCTGCCCCGCGGCAGCCGTTTCCGTCCCAGGATGAGGCCCGTGATGATCAGGACCACGGGGATCCAGACGATGACGCTGACGGACTTGGCTACGTCCGAGCCCGTCCAGCCGGAAAGGGCTTCGGCGATTGCACCGGAGGTGAGGATCAGCGGGACGGCCACCACGACGAACAGGATCATGGTGGCCCAGCCCTGGGCGAACGCCCGGCGGACGGGCGCCCGGTGCGCCGCATCGACGGGTGCCATGTCACTCCTGCGGATCAGCACGTACGTGACGATCAGGCGGTGCAGGAAACACCAGAGTCCGCCGAGCAGCAGGGGAAGGACGAGGTCGTTGACCTTCAGCAGCGGCCCGACGGTGGAGGATCCCACCAGGACGAACATCGAGGCGCTGAACGGGAAGGTGATCCCCATGCCTGCGTTGCCTGCCACGAGCGTTGCCGCGGAGGGCTTGTCGAGCCGGGACTTTTCCATCCACGGGATGGTCACCGATCCCACGGTCGCGGCGATCGCGGCCTGGTTGTGGACCACGCCGCCCAGGCCGGCCGACGCGACCGTGGAGACCCAGGCCGGCCCGCCCTTGACCCCGCCGATCAGTGAGTTCAGCAGGTCGATGAGCCGCTCCAGCACCCCGGTCCGCTCCAGCAGGTACCCCATGAAGACGAAGGCCATGGTGGCATAGACGATCTCATCGGTGATGGCTTCGTAGAAGGCGTCCCAGCCGGTCTGGGCGGCGGCTCCGGTAAACGGAAGGACAACGAGGAACCCGAGGAGCATGGCCTCGCCGACGCTCCGCTTGATGACCGTCGTCCACAGCAGGATGACGGCCAGATAGGCTCCCAGTGCCCAGATGCCGGTCATCGGGCGGCTCCTTCGGCGTGTTCGTATGCTTTCGGGTTCATCGTTGACTCCGTGTTCATTGATTCTGCCTCATGCGCTCAGCGCAGGGCCGCCTCCTGTGCCGGTGCTGCCGCAATCCGGGTCAGGGCGGCCGCTGAGGCTTCCGTCATTTCCGCGGGGACGCCGAGGTCGGCAAGGTAATTTGCGGTGTCCTGCATTTCCCGGGACCGGCGCACGGCGTGCTTGGACGTTCCCGCCAGGAACCGGTCGATTACGGCCTGGCCGTCGCCCGCCAGCTGCCGGGAAATCTGTTCCCGGATCCAGCTTTCAAGCCCTGCGGCCCGGCCGGCGGTTACGGCCTCAACAACCACCGATGCCAAGCCCTTCATCAGGATGCTGCGCAGCAGCTTGTGCGACATCGCGGCCCCCGGCCCGCCGTCGGCGATTTCGACGTCGACGCCCAGCGGCGCCAGCAGCTGCACCACCGCGGCGGATCCCGGGCCGCTGACCATGAGCGGTGTTTTGGCGCCCAGGGCGGCGACGGGCCCAAGGATCGCGACGTCGGCGAACTCGACCTGGCCGGCCTGCCGGCCCAGTTCCGCCATCACCGTGGGGGACGATGACGTGAAGTCCGCGTAGGTGCTGCCGGCGGGGAGCACCGGCAGGCAGTCCCTGGCCACGCTGCGGGCAGCGGCCGCACCGGTGAGCACCAGCACGATGTCCGCGCCCTGGCAGGCTTCAGCGGCCGTGGCCGCCCGTGTTGTTCCGGCCGGGGTGTTCGGGGCCACGGGGTCAAAGCCGGTGACCTGGTGGCCGGCCGCTGCCAGCGCGGAGGCGTAGGCCGCGCCCGCTTCACCCAGGCCGATGATGGTGCACTTTGTCATGAGACTTGTTCCTTACTTACTGGGTGTCCGTTACTGGCCGCGGGCGGCAATGATCGACGCCCGGCGGTTGGTTTCGTCGGCAAAAACCGCCTCGGCGGCTTCTGCCACGGCTGCGGCCTGCTCGCTGGGGATGACCACGATGCCGTCGGAGTCACCGATGATGATGTCGCCGGGCAGGACGGGGACGCCGCCGAAGGCAACGGGACCGCCGAGCCGGTGCGGCCCGTTCTTGTACGGGCCCGCCGGCGTGACCGCCCGGGCGAAGACCGGCATGCCGATCTCGCCGAGGGCCTCGGCATCGCGTGCCGCGCCGTCCAGGGCAAAGCCTGCGATGCCGAGGCTGATGGCGCGCTCGCCGATCAGCTCACCGAGGAGGGCACGGGACTCGTCGCCGCCGCCCGCAACAACGATGACGTCCCCCGGCTGCGCCAGCTTCAACGCTTCGTGGATGCCTTGGTTGTCCCCCGGGCGGGTCCAAACGGTGAAGGCGGGTCCGGCGATTTTCGCTCCCGGCCAGACCGCCTGGATCGCGGAATCCGCCACACCGAGCCGGTCCACCGCGTCTCCGATGTTCGCAGCGGGCAGCTTGGCCAGCCGGTCGATGAGTTCCTGGTCCGGGCGGGTGAAGGAGATGTCCTGAAGGGCGGGGGTTGTCATGGCGGTGTCTTCCCTTGTGTGTTGGTTTGAGCTGGGACGGGCAGTCTGAGCCGAACGCGGGCGGGCTAGTCCTTCTTTTGGACCAGGGGCAGGACCTTCTTGAAGTCCGCTTCCTGGCCTGCCCAGAACGTCTCGTAGTCCTTGCCGGAGAGGTAGCTGGTCTGCAGGCCGAGGTCGTTCATCTTCTTGACGACCTCGGGGTCCTCAATGGCCTTCTGCAGGGCAGCCTCAAGCTTCTTGGCGACGGCGTCCGGAAGGCCGGCGGGGGCGGAGTAGCCGCGGGCGGTGCCGGCTTCGACGTCGTAGCCGCTTTCCTTGAACGTGGGGACGTCCGGCAGCGACGGGGAGCGCTCAGCGGTCATGATGCCCAGGACGCGCGCCTTGTTCTGCTTGGTCAAATCGGTGACATCGCTGACGTTGGCCACCAGGACGTCGACATGCTTGCCGAGGAATGCTGTGGTGGCCTGCGAGGCACCTTCGGAAAAGTGAACCGGTGCGAACTCGGCACCGGTGGTTTCCTGGATCTGGGCCAGCGCGAAGTGCTCGCCGGTCTGCAGGCCGGTGGTGCTCGCCGTGAGGGACTTGGGGTTGGCCTTGACGGCGTCCAGCAGTTCCTTCAGCGTCTTGTACGGGTTGTCCGGCTGGACGGCGATGACGGCCGGATCAATGACCTGGCGGCCCAGCGGCTGGAAGCTGCTGCGGGTGTATTTCGCGCCGCGGCTGGGGTCCAGCGGGGATACGACGACGGACGGGGAGCCGGTGGCGCCGATGGTGTAGCCGTCAGGCTTGGCGCTGGTCAGTGCCGTGTAGCCGATCTGGCCGCCGGCGCCGGGCTTGTTGATGACCTCGACGTTGGTGCCGAGTTCCTTCTCCAGGACCGGCTGGACCAGGCGGGCTGCGGTGTCCACGGCGCCGCCCGAAGCAAACGCAACGACGAGGTCGATGGACTTGCCCTTCTTGGGGAAGTCATCGCCGGTGGCAGAGCTTGCACCGGCGCTGGCGCCACACCCGGTGAGGGCGAGCAGGGCAACTGCAGCGACGGCTGCGGAGATTTTCATTCGTGACTGGTTCCTGGGTGACAAGGGTCTTCTCCTTTGAAGAGAGATGTTCGGACTGCAGGGTGGATAGGTAATGGGACGGATGAAGGGGACCTCAGGCTTCGGGGTCCTCTGTGAGGGCCTTGGGCTTGCGGAACTTCAGGAGCGGGCTGCAGATGATCAGCACGCCCAGCGCGATGAGCACTGCGGATATGGGGCGGTTGAGGAAAACGCTGAAGTCGCCCTGGGAGATTTCCAGTGATTCGCGCAGGGACCGTTCCATCAGGGGACCCAGCACCAGTGTGAGGACCATCGGCGCCAGCGGGATATCCAGGTTCCTCAGGGCCAGGCCGAGGAGGCCGAAGCCGATCATGACGAAGACGTCGAAGACGCTGAAGTTGATGGTGTACGCGCCGATGACCATGAACAGCAGGATCAGGGCGGTCAGGATGGGAGTGGGGACCCGAAGGATCGAGGTCCAGAGCCCTACCAGGGGAACGTTCAGCAAGAGCAGCAGGACATTGCCGATGAAGAGGCTGGCGATGATGGCCCAGGCGATCTCGGAGTGTTCAGTGAACAGGCTGGGGCCCGGAGTCAGGCCCTGCTGGAGGAAGGCACCCATGAGGACTGCGATGGTGGGCGACGCGGGGATGCCGAGGGTGAACAGCGGGATGAGGGCAGCGTTGGCGTGGGCGTTGTTGGCCGTTTCGGGACCGGCAACGCCTTCGACGGCGCCCCTGCCGAGTTCGTGGCGGAAGTGTGAGAATTTCTTTTCCGAGGCGTAGGACAGAAGAGATGACACCGATCCGGTCATGCCCGGGATCAGGCCGAGCCCGAAGCCGACACCCGTGCCGCGGGCCATGGCCGGTGCGCTGCGGCGCCATTCGGTCCGTGAGGGGAACAGTGAGCGGAAACCGGGTGCGTGCACCAAGGGAGTCTCGGCGTTTTTGCGGTAGGAGAGGATCTCGGAGAGGCCGAAGACGCCGACGATGACGGCCACGAAGCTCACGCCGTCCAGGAGCCGGTCCATGCCGAACGTGAAGCGTGGGGCGCCGGCGACGGGGTCGATGCCGACCATGGAGATCAGCAGGCCCAGGGCTCCGGAGATCAGGGCCTTGACCATCGATTTTCCGGCCAGCGCCACGAGCAGGGAAATGCCGACCACCATGAGTGCGAAGAACTCCGGCGGACCGACCAGCAGGCCGAGCTCGCCCAGGGGTTTGGCCGCGGCGACGAGTCCGATGGTGGCAACGGTTCCGCCGATGAAGGATCCGACGGCGGCCAGGGTCAGCGCCGCCCCCGCCCTGCCGATCTTGGTCATCGCATAGCCGTCGATGGTGGTGATCGCTGAGGATGCCTCACCCGGAGTGTTGAGGAGGACACTGGTGATGGTGCCCCCGTACTGCGTGCCATAGAAGATCGCACACAGCATGATGATGGACCCGGCGGGGTCCAGATTCAGGGTGAGCGGGATAAGGAGTGCCACGCCGGCGACGGGCCCGACGCCGGGCAGGACCCCGATGATGGTGCCCAGCAGGCAGCCCAGGAAGGCGAAGATCAGGTTCTGCCAGGTCATGGCGGTGGCAAAGCCGCCGAGCAGTTCGTTGAGGGTGTCCATGTCTAGAGTCCGATCAGGTTCAGGACGGGAATGGATGAGACAGGCAGGGCCACGTTCAGTCCGTAGTTGAAGGCGTAGAAGGCTCCGACGCTTCCAGCCAGGGCGGTGAGCAGGGCGGAAAGCCAGCCCCGCTTTCCCCGGATCTTCAGGTGGTACATCAGGAAGAGGAACATGCCCAGCTGGAAGCCGAGCAGGTCCAGCAGCGCCGCCAGCAGCACAAGGCTTCCGACGACGGCGAGCACCAGTCCGCCGTCGGCCCCCTCACCTGCCGCGCTGGGGCGCTTTAGCTCCTGAAGCAGCCACAGGACTGACATCGAGGCGAGCACCGCGCCCATGGCGAACGGGAACAGCCCGGGGCCGGGACCCAAAGAGGTCCAGAGGCCGAGGCTCACCGAGCTGACGAGCACGTAGGCGCCCAGTGCCCCGAAGGCGGCGATCCCGGCCAGCACGCTGCGCGCCGGCCTCGCCCGGGCGGGGGACTGGGTCATGGTCGACTCCGTTGTCATCAAAATGCCTTCCAATTGCTTCCATAGAATGAAAGTGTCTTACATCAGAAGAAATAGTGACACGGCCCACAGGCGCTGTCAAGCGCGTGGAAAGAGCCGAAACTTACATAGAATGAAAGAATGACGGTGACCAATGCGCAGTCCGGCACTGCAGCGGACGACGGCGGCAAACCCTCCAACATGCGCTCGCTGTCCCGGGCGATGGAGGTGTTCGCGGAACTGCAGCGGGCGGACCGCCCCCAGCGGCTTAGCGATCTGGCGCGGAACTGCGGCATGAGCCTACCCACCACGCTGCGCATCCTGCGGGTGCTGCAGGACTTCGGGATGGTCAGCCAGACCGACAAGACCTACCGGATCGGCCCGGCAGTGCTGCCCGCGGCACGCAGCTACATCGAGAATGACCCCCTGGTCACCACGTCCCGCCCGGTGCTCCAGCAGGTGGCGGCGCAGACGGGAATGACCGCATCCCTGTACACCCGTTTGGGATTTGAGCGCATCCTGGTGGTCCGCGTCGACGGTGATGCCCCGCTCAGGTATGACATGCCCCTGGGCAAGCGGCTTCCCCTGACGGTCGGCGCAGCCGGCAAGGTCCTGCTGGCCGGCGCTCCGGACGGGCATCTCCAGGAAGTGGTGCAGGGGGCGGTGGCGGCCGGGCACGAAAAGCCCACGTTCAGCCTGGCAGAGCTCAAAGAGCGCCTGCCCGAGCCTGGAACCGATTTCGCATACTCGGCCGACGAGCGCGCCACCGGTGTCCTCTCGGTGGCGATGGCCATCAAGAGGTCGGGGCTGCCCAGCGAATCCATTGCCCTGACCAGCCCGGTGGAAGCCGCCACCGAGGAGGGGCTGAAGGCGGGCGTGCCCGAACTGCGCCGCGCTGCAGCCCGGCTCGCTGAACTGCTGGAGGGAACCGTCTACTGAGGCTCTCCATGGGAGTGCAGGCCTCAAAGCTGAGAGGAAGGCGGGTCGCATGGCAGGAATGCCGCCGGCCACCGTGGAGGTGAGTGCCGCCGTCGTCCGCGCCCTCCTCCGGGACCAGCAACCCGACCTGGTGGACAGCCCGCTGGTGCGGGTGGCCAACGGCTGGGACAACGCGACCTTCCGGCTCGGTGACGGCCTGGCGGTCCGGCTGCCCCGCCGGGACGAGGCCGTGCCGCT contains these protein-coding regions:
- a CDS encoding IclR family transcriptional regulator — its product is MTVTNAQSGTAADDGGKPSNMRSLSRAMEVFAELQRADRPQRLSDLARNCGMSLPTTLRILRVLQDFGMVSQTDKTYRIGPAVLPAARSYIENDPLVTTSRPVLQQVAAQTGMTASLYTRLGFERILVVRVDGDAPLRYDMPLGKRLPLTVGAAGKVLLAGAPDGHLQEVVQGAVAAGHEKPTFSLAELKERLPEPGTDFAYSADERATGVLSVAMAIKRSGLPSESIALTSPVEAATEEGLKAGVPELRRAAARLAELLEGTVY